In Vanessa cardui chromosome 28, ilVanCard2.1, whole genome shotgun sequence, one genomic interval encodes:
- the LOC124541372 gene encoding tigger transposable element-derived protein 4-like, protein MSQKKRKVFSVEEKSHVIWRLENGESNSEIAKECGVSHSTISTIWRNRDKIKVLFENNSLKLKRARTSEHKVIEDALLTWFKHQRANNVPISGPILQQKANDFARLMGKENFECSSSWVQRFRARHNIVAGKVCGEAAGVPEGVSEEWLSHKWPALCEGYTPEEIFNADETGLFYNLTPDKTLKFKGAACKGGKLSKTRITVLVAPNMTGSCKRKLLVIGKAKKPRCFKNIQSLPVTYENNTRSWMTSQVFEKWLRSWDAELKSGGNKILLLVDNCPAHPVVSNLKCIKLVFLPPNVTSVLQPMDQGVIKALKTQYRKLHVLQMIQNIKNSKDIKNLSVLDAILMISEAWETVTQTTIANCFRHAGFKDLSPSQAEDDDDIPLARLIQSTDEDDIPLAELVTQLQRFTAKEQTIEIEEFIGIDDSVAVCASATQEEILAEAESNNRNTDEENEDQQDPEEQFQPTTVSEALNAITVLQKFVTFNEQFDIDDTHTLRSLEQQLQAILDRLNALEDSSSNGRLSNAVAQASGSGTAAVLPVLLPTPDHPESQIQPASPLPRPTEVSDTVPD, encoded by the exons ATGTCGCAAAAAAAGAGGAAAGTGTTTTCTGTTGAAGAAAAATCTCATGTTATATGGAGATTAGAAAATGGCGAGTCGAATAGTGAAATTGCCAAGGAATGTGGAGTTTCGCACTCGACGATATCAACGATTTGGAGGAATagagataaaataaaagttcttTTCGAAAACAACTCTTTAAAACTTAAACGAGCAAGGACAAGTGAACACAAAGTTATAGAAGATGCTTTATTAACATGGTTCAAACATCAGAGAGCAAACAACGTCCCAATAAGTGGACCGATTCTGCAGCAAAAAGCCAATGACTTTGCTCGTCTTATGGGTAAAGAAAACTTTGAGTGTTCGTCGTCTTGGGTACAACGTTTTCGTGCTCGTCATAATATTGTGGCAGGAAAAGTTTGCGGTGAAGCAGCTGGCGTTCCTGAAGGAGTGTCTGAAGAGTGGCTCTCTCATAAGTGGCCTGCACTGTGCGAAGGATACACGCCAGAGGAAATCTTTAATGCAGATGAAACAGGattgttttacaatttaacTCCTGACAAAACACTTAAATTCAAAGGCGCGGCATGCAAGGGCGGAAAGTTGTCCAAAACCAGAATTACAGTATTGGTTGCGCCAAACATGACTGGTTCATGTAAAAGAAAATTGTTGGTGATAGGGAAAGCTAAAAAACCGCGTTGCTTTAAGAACATTCAATCTTTGCCTGTAACTTATGAAAACAACACTAGGTCCTGGATGACATCCCAAGTTTTTGAAAAATGGCTGCGTAGCTGGGATGCGGAATTGAAGTCTGGAGGAAATAAAATTCTTCTCCTAGTAGACAACTGTCCCGCTCACCCTGTAGTCTCCAATCTGAAATGCATAAAGCTTGTGTTTTTACCGCCCAATGTCACTTCTGTTTTACAGCCCATGGACCAAGGAGTGATAAAAGCTTTAAAAACACAATACAGAAAACTTCACGTGTTACAAATGAtacagaatattaaaaacagcaaagatattaaaaatctttctGTTCTGGATGCAATTCTAATGATATCGGAAGCTTGGGAAACGGTCACACAGACCACTATAGCCAACTGCTTTCGCCATGCAGGTTTCAAAGATCTCTCTCCATCACAAGCGGAGGACGACGATGATATTCCACTAGCGAGACTGATACAATCTACAGATGAAGACGACATACCACTTGCTGAACTGGTTACTCAGTTGCAAAGATTTACTGCTAAAGAACAAACAATTGAGATAGAGGAATTTATTGGAATAGATGACAGTGTCGCCGTGTGCGCCTCAGCTACTCAGGAAGAAATTCTTGCAGAAGCTGAAAGTAACAACCGTAACACTGACGAAGAAAATGAAGACCAGCAAGACCCTGAAGAACAGTTTCAGCCAACAACAGTTTCCGAGGCTCTTAACGCTATAACAGTTTTGCAAAAATTTGTTACCTTTAATGAACAGTTTGATATTGATGATACTCATACCTTGAGGA GTTTAGAACAGCAGTTGCAGGCAATTCTAGATCGTCTCAATGCCTTGGAAGATAGCTCCAGCAACGGGCGTTTAAGCAATGCAGTGGCTCAGGCTTCTGGATCAGGTACTGCTGCTGTGTTGCCTGTGCTACTACCAACACCTGATCACCCGGAGTCACAAATACAGCCAGCATCACCACTGCCGCGTCCAACCGAGGTATCCGATACAGTGCCGGATTAA
- the LOC124541373 gene encoding tigger transposable element-derived protein 4-like, producing the protein MSSQRRKAFTIEEKGAIICRLENGESNSCLAKEFGVGHSTISMIFKNKNRIKQSFNSNVLKPKRLRKSRQENVDQALIQWFKNMRNKGIPVSGPMLQEKANGFAARFGILDFNCSASWISRFKVRHNIVAGKIVGESSSVDQNSTTNWLISVWPNLRRQFSDDEIFNADETGLFYKLMPDKTLKFKGENCSGGKLSKDRITVMVAANMSGTEKKKLLIIGKSQKPRCFRSVKSLPVDYANNRKAWMTSELFEKWLRDWDRDLVKKKKKILLLVDNCPAHPNVTDLKSITLAFLPPNTTSVLQPMDQGIIRSLKTNFRKNLVLKMINCLDANENNSSTKITVLDAILMVNDAWNKMSQSTIHNCFKHAGFIESHDGLPIQISEHEFDEEDDIPLSLWSRNLNSDSLAAPEMWEEYVDIDSALLTFEEPTDENIVQNISAKEQLESDGEEEVEEAPLPTAEEALKAAELLSRFVHSNIENDNLTIAMSSIHNSIRDCFYNKMKKQKQTKITDYLQ; encoded by the coding sequence ATGTCGTCTCAACGACGTAAAGCATTTACAATTGAGGAGAAAGGTGCAATAATATGCAGATTAGAAAATGGAGAATCTAACTCGTGTCTCGCAAAGGAATTTGGCGTGGGTCATTCGACAATctcaatgatttttaaaaacaagaacCGCATTAAGCAATCGTTCAATTCAAATGTTTTGAAACCGAAGAGGCTTCGAAAATCACGACAAGAAAATGTTGATCAAGCATTAATTCAGTGGTTTAAAAACATGAGAAACAAAGGAATACCTGTCAGCGGCCCTATGCTACAGGAAAAGGCAAATGGTTTTGCCGCGCGTTTTGGTATTCTCGACTTCAATTGTTCTGCAAGCTGGATCAGTCGTTTTAAAGTTCGACATAACATTGTGGCGGGAAAAATTGTCGGTGAATCTTCGTCTGTTGATCAAAATTCAACAACAAACTGGTTAATATCTGTGTGGCCGAATTTACGAAGACAATTTTCTGATGATGAGATATTTAATGCTGATGAAACTGgacttttttacaaattaatgccggataaaactttaaaatttaaaggtgAAAATTGTAGTGGAGGTAAGTTGTCGAAAGATAGAATAACTGTCATGGTAGCAGCGAATATGAGTGGCACAGAGAAGAAGAAATTGCTCATTATTGGAAAGTCACAAAAACCAAGATGTTTTAGAAGTGTCAAATCATTACCTGTCGATTATGCTAACAATCGTAAAGCTTGGATGACGTCAGAACTTTTTGAAAAATGGCTTCGTGATTGGGATCGTGATTTggtaaagaagaagaaaaagatTCTATTGCTGGTTGATAATTGCCCGGCGCATCCAAATGTTACTGATTTAAAGTCTATAACACTTGCTTTCCTTCCGCCGAATACAACATCAGTACTACAGCCAATGGATCAGGGAATAATACGATCACTCAAAACGAATTTTAGGAAAAACCTTGTGCTCAAAATGATTAATTGTCTTGATGCTAATGAAAACAACTCTTCTACAAAAATAACGGTGCTAGATGCAATTCTGATGGTTAATGATGCCTGGAATAAAATGTCACAAAGTACCATTCATAACTGTTTCAAACATGCAGGATTCATTGAAAGCCACGACGGTTTACCTATTCAAATATCAGAACATGAATTCGATGAAGAAGATGACATTCCTTTATCTTTGTGGTCACGAAACCTAAATTCAGATTCTTTAGCAGCACCGGAAATGTGGGAAGAATATGTTGACATCGATAGCGCTCTCCTCACATTCGAAGAACCCACCGACGAAAATATCGTACAGAACATTAGTGCTAAGGAACAACTCGAAAGTGATGGGGAAGAGGAAGTCGAGGAAGCACCATTACCTACCGCAGAAGAGGCATTAAAAGCTGCAGAATTATTATCACGATTTGTTCACAGCaatattgaaaatgataatTTGACCATAGCTATGTCTTCTATACACAATAGTATTAGAGActgtttttacaataaaatgaaaaaacaaaagcagACAAAAATTACAGATTACTTACAGTAA